In Sebaldella termitidis ATCC 33386, one DNA window encodes the following:
- a CDS encoding PTS system mannose/fructose/N-acetylgalactosamine-transporter subunit IIB, giving the protein MAISFVRVDDRVIHGQIVTAWSKEFPCDGIIAVDDKIAQDPVLSNVFKGAAPSGVKVWIFDIKTALEKLPKIIESNKKYFIIAKTPVVFQKLTEGGADLRNDNNNKINVGPMHLKDGARTIGPNAAVTKEEEEAFDYLAQRYKVEFKLIPDKKAYYWEEVK; this is encoded by the coding sequence ATGGCAATATCATTTGTAAGAGTGGATGACAGAGTAATACACGGACAGATAGTTACAGCATGGTCAAAAGAATTTCCCTGTGACGGGATAATAGCTGTGGATGATAAGATAGCTCAAGACCCTGTTTTGAGCAATGTATTCAAAGGAGCAGCACCAAGCGGAGTAAAAGTATGGATTTTTGATATAAAAACAGCTTTGGAAAAACTCCCTAAAATTATAGAAAGCAACAAAAAGTATTTTATTATTGCAAAAACACCGGTAGTTTTTCAAAAACTTACAGAAGGCGGTGCAGATCTGAGAAATGATAATAATAATAAGATTAATGTAGGTCCTATGCATCTAAAAGACGGAGCCAGAACAATAGGACCCAATGCGGCAGTAACTAAGGAAGAAGAGGAAGCATTTGATTATCTCGCGCAAAGATATAAGGTAGAGTTTAAATTAATACCTGATAAAAAAGCATATTATTGGGAAGAAGTGAAATAG
- a CDS encoding PTS sugar transporter subunit IIA, whose protein sequence is MLGIILASHGDLVYGLRDTYSMVAGDLPENIKIISLRRDSDADTFKKEFHELVNGFRDISGLVVLTDLEGGTPYNTACTYFYDPEFKTETEVISGVNFPMLLEALESSESGLNAAGAAENIMNTARESIKKAGAVLEEDDEF, encoded by the coding sequence ATGCTGGGAATAATACTGGCAAGTCACGGAGATCTTGTTTATGGATTAAGGGACACATATTCGATGGTAGCAGGAGATCTGCCTGAGAATATAAAAATTATATCACTCCGCAGAGATTCTGATGCCGATACTTTTAAAAAAGAATTTCATGAGCTGGTAAATGGGTTCCGAGATATTTCCGGACTTGTGGTTCTTACTGATCTGGAAGGAGGAACTCCTTATAATACAGCCTGTACTTATTTTTATGATCCTGAGTTTAAGACAGAAACAGAAGTAATAAGCGGCGTGAATTTTCCCATGCTGCTGGAAGCGCTGGAAAGCTCCGAGTCGGGACTAAATGCTGCCGGTGCAGCAGAAAATATAATGAATACTGCTAGAGAAAGCATAAAAAAAGCAGGAGCAGTTTTGGAAGAAGATGATGAATTTTAG
- a CDS encoding PTS mannose/fructose/sorbose/N-acetylgalactosamine transporter subunit IIC: protein MGRSEIEKYFYGGNDKNMFIQAVLIGIFCYLGALSVPWAFGLTGGWYTLSRPLVSGLIVGMILGDVKTGIIVGVAVQAVYIALVTPGGTMPSDLNFVAYPAIALGIMSGKDPQVAVTLAATIGILGTVIFNFMMVLNSYWNNKADKAVQAGDIRGVRLANGLYPQITTFLMRFIPSFIAVYLGGQYIQTILDHIPDKVITMMTVLGGMLPAVGIAILLKQIVKRNDLLVYFLVGFIGIIFLNLNMIALAMIGVLLALIHFNYRPSAVQGGNNNGTQNDDEEDEF, encoded by the coding sequence TTGGGAAGAAGTGAAATAGAAAAATATTTTTATGGAGGGAATGATAAGAATATGTTTATACAGGCAGTTTTAATCGGAATATTTTGTTATCTGGGGGCGCTGAGCGTACCTTGGGCATTTGGTCTTACAGGAGGATGGTATACATTATCAAGACCTTTGGTATCAGGATTAATCGTAGGAATGATTCTGGGAGATGTAAAAACGGGAATAATAGTAGGAGTGGCAGTGCAGGCTGTATATATAGCACTCGTAACTCCGGGCGGAACAATGCCTTCTGATCTGAATTTTGTGGCTTATCCGGCAATAGCCCTTGGAATTATGTCCGGAAAGGATCCGCAGGTAGCTGTGACCCTTGCTGCAACAATAGGAATATTAGGAACAGTAATATTTAATTTTATGATGGTACTAAATTCATACTGGAATAATAAGGCAGATAAAGCGGTGCAGGCCGGGGACATAAGGGGAGTAAGGCTGGCAAACGGATTATATCCTCAGATCACGACTTTTCTTATGAGATTTATACCGTCGTTTATAGCTGTTTATCTTGGCGGGCAGTATATACAGACAATACTGGATCATATTCCGGATAAAGTAATAACAATGATGACTGTACTCGGCGGAATGCTTCCGGCAGTGGGAATAGCAATTCTTCTAAAGCAGATAGTAAAGAGAAACGATCTGCTGGTTTATTTCTTGGTAGGATTCATAGGAATCATATTCCTGAATCTGAATATGATAGCATTGGCAATGATAGGAGTATTGCTCGCATTGATACATTTCAACTATAGACCGTCAGCTGTACAGGGAGGAAATAATAACGGAACACAAAATGACGATGAGGAGGATGAATTCTAA
- a CDS encoding mannose-6-phosphate isomerase, translating into MNLPEQKRNYEKNPVIEMKGMEKEAFQSYENILEELKSKKDSLNKKKTVMVLDYYHGVDEKEVYENLVSKTGAVKLINIADYKLSEEYLSDELKREITEDRVFGVLSVRTIEEFFDMKKIEELKKEINEISEGLVVVYGIGAGLIEGDILVYADMARWEIQQRFRRKELDNWGAGNFDEDVLKKYKRAFFIEWRVLDRHKKGLFQKLDYLLDTNIKNDPKMVKGDAFRAALTQAVNQPFRLVPFFDPGVWGGQWMKEVCGLDKNQEQYAWCFDGVPEENSLKLKYGDIVVEIPSIDLVFYKPVELLGDKVHARFGTEFPIRFDFLDTMGGGNLSLQVHPLTEYIQSKFGMHYTQDESYYMLDSGDDGSVYLGTKTGVNPDELIEEFRKAQRGEGAFPDEKYINKFPAKKHDHFLIPAGTIHCSGKNAMILEISATPYIFTFKLWDWGRVGLDGLPRPIHIEHGKENIQYNRNTEWVEENLINRIEKIDEGDGFREERTGLHEREFIETRRHWFSKKVLHNTYGLVNMLNLVEGEEAIIESPENKFEPYIVHYAETFIIPANVGEYTIRPYGNSAGKEIATIKAFVRV; encoded by the coding sequence ATGAATTTACCAGAGCAAAAAAGAAATTATGAAAAAAATCCCGTTATAGAAATGAAAGGCATGGAAAAGGAAGCTTTTCAGTCATATGAAAATATTTTAGAGGAATTAAAGAGCAAAAAAGACAGCTTAAATAAGAAAAAGACAGTTATGGTATTGGATTATTATCACGGAGTAGATGAAAAGGAAGTGTATGAGAATCTTGTCAGCAAAACAGGAGCTGTTAAGCTTATAAATATAGCAGATTATAAACTTTCGGAAGAATATCTTTCTGACGAATTAAAGAGAGAGATAACAGAAGACAGGGTATTTGGAGTATTGAGCGTAAGAACAATAGAAGAATTCTTTGATATGAAAAAAATAGAAGAACTGAAAAAAGAAATAAATGAAATTTCGGAAGGATTGGTAGTGGTATACGGTATTGGTGCCGGTCTGATCGAAGGAGATATTCTCGTATATGCGGATATGGCAAGATGGGAGATACAGCAGAGATTCCGAAGAAAAGAACTGGATAACTGGGGAGCAGGGAATTTTGATGAAGATGTGCTGAAAAAATATAAAAGAGCATTTTTTATAGAATGGAGAGTACTGGACAGACATAAAAAAGGATTATTTCAAAAACTGGATTATCTTCTTGATACAAATATAAAAAATGATCCTAAAATGGTAAAGGGCGATGCATTCAGAGCCGCTCTCACACAGGCCGTAAACCAGCCGTTCAGGCTTGTGCCATTCTTTGATCCGGGTGTTTGGGGCGGTCAGTGGATGAAGGAAGTCTGCGGACTGGATAAAAATCAGGAACAGTATGCATGGTGTTTTGACGGTGTACCTGAGGAAAATTCACTGAAATTAAAATACGGGGATATAGTAGTAGAAATACCTTCAATAGATCTTGTATTTTATAAGCCTGTAGAATTATTAGGGGATAAGGTACATGCCAGATTCGGAACGGAATTCCCTATAAGATTTGATTTTTTGGATACCATGGGCGGAGGAAATCTCAGTCTTCAGGTTCACCCGCTTACTGAATATATACAGTCAAAATTCGGAATGCATTATACACAGGATGAAAGCTATTATATGCTGGACAGCGGAGATGACGGAAGTGTATATCTCGGTACTAAAACCGGAGTGAATCCCGATGAACTGATAGAAGAATTCAGAAAGGCACAAAGAGGAGAGGGAGCTTTTCCGGATGAAAAGTATATAAACAAATTTCCTGCAAAAAAACATGACCACTTTCTGATACCGGCAGGAACAATACACTGCTCAGGTAAAAATGCCATGATTCTTGAAATAAGCGCAACACCGTACATATTTACATTTAAACTGTGGGACTGGGGAAGAGTCGGACTTGACGGGCTTCCGAGACCAATACATATAGAGCACGGAAAGGAAAATATACAATATAACAGAAACACTGAATGGGTAGAAGAAAATCTTATAAACAGAATAGAAAAAATAGACGAAGGAGACGGCTTCCGAGAGGAAAGAACAGGGCTTCATGAAAGAGAATTCATAGAAACAAGAAGACACTGGTTTAGTAAAAAAGTATTACATAATACGTATGGTTTGGTAAATATGCTGAATCTTGTAGAGGGTGAAGAAGCGATAATAGAATCTCCCGAAAATAAATTTGAACCATATATTGTACATTATGCCGAAACATTTATAATACCTGCAAATGTGGGAGAATATACAATAAGACCTTATGGAAATTCGGCAGGGAAAGAAATAGCTACAATTAAAGCCTTTGTCAGAGTATAA
- a CDS encoding glucose-6-phosphate isomerase family protein: MEIKSNLYFNFENGEFSDTDKQNLIISKKKFKDLKSVFLKPEDESIDDEKIMYEVTGYINEGKAGELNFGVTKIFPGEVNGEFNMTKGHYHEKMSHTEYYWGIKGRGLLILKNIDGECSVITVEKNSLHYIPENTAHRLVNISDEPLVVGACWPSDAGHNYGEIQEKGFPVRIFRSNDGYSISKITDNQTDN, encoded by the coding sequence ATGGAAATAAAATCAAATCTTTATTTTAATTTTGAAAATGGGGAATTTTCGGATACTGATAAACAAAATCTGATTATTTCCAAGAAAAAATTTAAAGATCTGAAATCTGTTTTTCTAAAGCCTGAGGATGAAAGCATAGATGACGAAAAAATAATGTATGAAGTAACAGGTTATATAAATGAAGGAAAAGCAGGCGAATTAAATTTCGGAGTTACGAAAATATTCCCCGGAGAGGTAAACGGAGAGTTTAATATGACAAAAGGACATTATCATGAAAAAATGTCTCATACAGAATATTATTGGGGAATAAAAGGAAGAGGACTTTTAATACTAAAAAATATTGACGGAGAGTGCAGTGTGATAACAGTGGAAAAAAATTCTCTGCATTATATACCGGAAAATACAGCACACAGACTTGTAAATATTTCGGATGAGCCTCTAGTGGTAGGAGCGTGCTGGCCGTCAGATGCCGGACATAATTATGGAGAAATACAGGAAAAAGGATTTCCTGTAAGAATTTTTAGAAGTAATGACGGATATTCAATTAGTAAAATTACTGATAACCAGACAGATAATTGA